From the Candidozyma auris chromosome 2, complete sequence genome, the window CAGCAGATCAAGCAGTTTAAGCCAAGCCCAGTGAACGCTGACGCCGAGGGTGTCAAACTGTTCAAGATGCCAGCCAAGCCAGCCATTCCTTCTGATGAGGTCGCTGCTGACGCAGTCCAGGCATACGAGGCTTCCGAAGTCGAGACCGAGTCTGCTCCTACTGGTACCCCCCAGGCTGTTGAGGAGGACTGGTTTGTGTTCcccgaggaggaggacCAGCACCACTAAGCATTACAGCGTGATTCAATTGCAACTTAGACAAATGAATGCCCTGTGACATAAATTCTTTACGAATAAAATAAGTTTCATGAATAGAGTTTACTCAATATCTTTTTCGATGCTAGGGAAGGCGAGTCTCGACCCTGGATCAAAATAAACACATAAGAAAATACATTGTAGTAGCTGGATACAAAACTTGTTTCAATTTCTTATTTAATATCTATCGGCAAAACTCAGTTTGgtagttgaagaaggttgcAACTCGCGTTAAAATTTACCGCTGGTGAAGCGAGCATCAAAACAATAACACTAGTAATagacatcatcaactaCAAAACGCACACGCAAATACAAATAGATGAGcgaacaaaagaaagcgGAACCTATTGAAAGCGCGTCAGAGTTGCTCAATTCGACTCTCCGATCCAAAGGTTATATCAAAGAGCCTCTCAAGTTTCCCAGTATTGACTGGGAGGAGCTCATAAAGGATCAGCCAGATCGGAAATCACTTCGCAAGTTTGAAGTCACAGATACAATATTTGATAATGACAAGCACATAATAAACATCTTGTACTCTCTCACGAGGGCAATTGATAGGCACAATGAGCAGCATAAGGCACTTTATCAAAGCCTAAGTCAGAAAGACCGACTGATCgaagagctcgagaagaCAGTGGAGCAATTGAAATCAGTCaacaagaaacaagaacagAAGCTTGACAGACTAATACGAGTTGACCAGACAATATtagaagaaagaaatgcGGAGTTATTGAGGACAATCAAGAAACAGAGCCAGGACTTGGCCCGTCTCAAAAGCTGGACTGGAGAGATGCAAACTAAGTACGATATCGAGGTACGGAAGAAAAACATAGAGATTTCTCGGCTCAAAGACAAAGTATTGGACTCAAGA encodes:
- the ATP14 gene encoding F1F0 ATP synthase subunit h, producing MFKQSIRALSSRRLLSVTPRTHNAVSELYIQQIKQFKPSPVNADAEGVKSFKMPAKPAIPSDEVAADAVQAYEASEVETESAPTGTPQAVEEDWFVFPEEEDQHH